A single region of the Rhodococcus sp. W8901 genome encodes:
- a CDS encoding helix-turn-helix domain-containing protein — protein MSKRATPAVYPFELKLDLVQRFLAGETLAELAEEGGLSSPVLLRRWVREYRAHGEDALRPKPKGRPAKSTVTGEETELDRLRREVEYLRAENAYLGKLRALMEEKRRTR, from the coding sequence GTGTCGAAGAGGGCAACGCCTGCTGTGTATCCGTTCGAACTGAAACTGGACCTTGTGCAGCGGTTCCTCGCGGGCGAGACACTCGCGGAGCTGGCGGAGGAAGGCGGGTTGTCTTCGCCTGTCCTGCTGCGTAGGTGGGTTCGGGAGTATCGCGCTCACGGCGAAGATGCGTTGCGGCCGAAGCCGAAGGGGCGACCAGCCAAGAGCACGGTCACGGGCGAGGAGACGGAGCTGGACCGTCTTCGCCGTGAGGTCGAGTATCTCCGGGCGGAGAACGCGTACCTGGGAAAATTGCGGGCCTTGATGGAGGAGAAACGACGGACAAGGTGA